The following are encoded together in the Triticum dicoccoides isolate Atlit2015 ecotype Zavitan chromosome 6B, WEW_v2.0, whole genome shotgun sequence genome:
- the LOC119320423 gene encoding uncharacterized protein LOC119320423, whose translation MASSPPTHSNGENISEIEIARVNHPPPTTQVAMNGVQNGVHTNPNNGRLAEDKQQAYRSWLLLLTSLTATVTFTVGLTPPGGFWAADDKTNGYVAGISVMRDKFPTRYLAFYYSNTTAFFTSLMIIAMLAKNQNSENTNSEQPDAMKKHVLNGLVVLCFLSLGTSYVAGTWDSPSRVIYVVAVFVVNISYMLLPWFVSLIRRCIRSRKP comes from the exons ATGGCTTCCTCTCCCCCGACGCATTCGAATGGAG AGAATATATCGGAAATAGAAATAGCACGAGTCAATCATCCTCCGCCCACAACACAAGTAGCTATGAACGGTGTTCAGAATGGAGTACATACGAATCCTAACAATGGCAGGCTCGCTGAAGATAAGCAGCAAGCTTACCGTTCCTGGTTACTCCTCCTGACGTCACTGACTGCCACGGTCACCTTCACCGTGGGGCTTACCCCACCTGGTGGTTTCTGGGCTGCAGACGACAAGACAAACGGATATGTCGCTGGCATCTCGGTTATGCGCGACAAATTTCCCACGAGGTACTTGGCCTTTTACTACAGCAACACGACCGCTTTCTTCACGTCCTTGATGATCATTGCAATGCTCGCCAAAAACCAAAATAGCGAAAACACAAATAGCGAGCAGCCTGATGCCATGAAAAAGCATGTTTTAAACGGCCTTGTAGTTCTTTGCTTTTTGAGCTTGGGGACCAGTTATGTCGCCGGCACGTGGGACAGCCCTAGTCGAGTGATTTACGTTGTTGCTGTGTTTGTAGTCAACATTTCGTACATGTTGCTGCCTTGGTTTGTTAGTTTGATCCGAAGATGCATTCGATCCAGAAAGCCTTAA
- the LOC119326710 gene encoding uncharacterized protein LOC119326710 — MSEAEKANRVGISSGDSSQPQPQEIITVDNQRPHMSVDDLLKAIKGANGMPVLFVPSSDGRLAAVAVDGLHQNLVPTNSISEKKNQQDFRAWLLLLTSLIATITFTAGLTPPGGFWDADDRANRHIAGTSIMRDKFPRRYFVFYYSNTTAFFASLMIIGMLAKNVYNKETVVLKNRFFVALVGLCFVTLGTSYITGTWVSPRGGVYNIVMFVVVICYMSMHWVLDFIVWMQRRAT, encoded by the coding sequence ATGTCTGAAGCAGAAAAGGCAAACAGAGTGGGGATCTCGTCAGGAGATTCGTCGCAGCCTCAGCCACAAGAGATCATCACCGTTGACAATCAACGCCCACACATGTCGGTTGATGATTTGCTCAAGGCAATAAAAGGAGCCAACGGCATGCCGGTGTTGTTCGTCCCCTCCAGCGACGGCCGGCTGGCGGCGGTAGCCGTGGACGGCCTCCATCAGAATCTGGTGCCCACCAACTCCATTTCCGAAAAGAAGAACCAACAGGATTTCCGGGCCTGGCTGCTGCTCCTCACGTCACTGATCGCTACCATCACCTTCACCGCAGGGCTCACCCCGCCCGGCGGCTTCTGGGACGCCGACGACAGGGCAAACAGGCACATCGCCGGCACCTCGATCATGCGCGACAAGTTCCCCCGCAGGTACTTCGTATTCTACTACAGCAACACCACCGCCTTCTTCGCGTCCCTGATGATCATCGGCATGCTCGCCAAGAACGTGTACAACAAGGAGACGGTAGTGCTGAAGAACCGTTTCTTCGTAGCCCTTGTCGGCCTATGCTTCGTGACCTTGGGGACTAGCTACATCACCGGCACCTGGGTCAGCCCCAGGGGAGGGGTCTACAACATCGTCATGTTTGTGGTCGTCATTTGCTACATGTCCATGCACTGGGTTCTCGACTTCATCGTCTGGATGCAACGCCGTGCTACATAA